One stretch of Zerene cesonia ecotype Mississippi chromosome 20, Zerene_cesonia_1.1, whole genome shotgun sequence DNA includes these proteins:
- the LOC119834803 gene encoding 39S ribosomal protein L21, mitochondrial: MALIRAGLQRLASVFSNGQGGMLSRFITNNAPAQNQSVVDTTKDVISTCNKLIEDRASRNFAIVHLLGKQWRVTDGDLLVVEGYWPPNIGDKITLDKVLLAATKDFSLIGRPIVQPGLVTVTATIISKGLSHTRTHFKKKRRKQFMRINFQRAEQTMLRINSVVINNRINEAPKNVF; encoded by the exons aTGGCCTTAATTAGAGCTGGCTTGCAAAGGCTAGCCAGCGTATTTAGCAATGGGCAag GTGGAATGCTATCAagatttataacaaacaatgCTCCAGCTCAAAATCAATCTGTAGTCGATACTACGAAAGATGTAATATCTACATGCAACAAACTCATTGAAGATAGAGCTTCACGTAATTTTGCCATAGTACATTTACTGGGTAAGCAGTGGAGAGTTACAGACGGCGACTTGTTAGTTGTTGAGGGATACTGGCCGCCAAATATTGGTGATAAAATAACACTAGACAAAGTTCTGCTTGCTGCTACTAAAGACTTCTCTTTAATTGGTAGACCCATTGTTCAACCAGGATTAGTCACAGTTACCGCTACAATTATATCGAAAGGGCTCTCGCACACACGAACACACTTCAAAAAGAAGAGAAGGAAGCAGTTCATGAGAATTAACTTTCAAAGAGCTGAACAAACTATGCTCAGGATAAATTctgttgttataaataatagaataaatgaaGCCCCCAAGAATGTCTTTTAG
- the LOC119834894 gene encoding regulator of telomere elongation helicase 1 homolog — protein sequence MPEVMICGIPVNFPFEPYEVQKAYMARVIESLQNNTNALLESPTGTGKTLSLLCSSIAWLLVKKAQLQMNAQLGNFSEHSGADNLTQAMQELKRSSYRHVKATVLGSRDQMCIHPEVSKETNNMNKVHMCQLRVKSRTCHFYNNVESKKDDRSVKGDEILDIEDLVTVGKKLKCCPYYLSKELKQDADIVFMPYNYLLDPKSRKANGVELMNNVIILDEAHNVEKMCEESASLQIRTTDVALCIDEITHIMRSFAEGGEENLDSTVDANQPKDFTCEDLCVLKEIMLALEKAVDEIEVGTDGSTYPGGFIFELLAKAEIKDHNQMSVITLIENLIQYLSMGSASPFQRKGVGLQKIVDLLNVVFSGTTHSYKERVKMCYKVHIQTEEKKNNKKTDSWGALKSTNTKTAERVLSYWCFSPGFGMKQLLDQNVRSIILTSGTLAPLKPLISELGIPIGVQLENPHIVKSNQICVKIVSHGPDSVQLNSNYQNRDNPKYISSLGRTILSFSRVVPDGLLVFFPSYPIMTKCQEMWQAEGIWSSISNIKPIFVEPQRKDTFNAIINDFYSKISDPSTRGACFMAVCRGKVSEGLDFADMNGRAVIITGLPFPPLKDPRIVLKKKYLEELRAKDKDYLSGDEWYSLEATRAVNQAIGRVIRHQNDYGAILLCDTRFNSPKLKGQLSAWLRDYIKVSNKFGETVSEVCRFFKNAETSLPPPKLKPLLPHEPNIYKDDGPRNIAGVSFPTVNSRAIPKSSKASVSQYPNSNEVYADFSMDFYKNASAYRNEFKPKQAKDLFSAIDSSNDNSQMPTTLVTIHKRSADETNVPQAKKKKLKIKAFGFDENLRSEEKTDIVRPEKVAPESLIDFVKEIKTLLQVEQYKTFQMSISTYKKEGNYVDFIKTLTSILGNSKLFYLLKGMKRFLKDEHKVAFQEYCDNFKF from the exons ATGCCGGAAGTTATGATATGCGGTATACCCGTTAACTTTCCATTTGAGCCCTATGAAGTACAAAAGGCTTACATGGCCAGAGTTATTGAAAGTttgcaaaataatacaaacgcTCTTTTGGAATCGCCTACAGGTACTGGAAAAACATTGAGTTTATTATGTTCCTCTATTGCTTGGCTATTAGTGAAAAAGGCACAGCTGCAAATGAATGCCCAACTAGGGAATTTTTCTGAACATAGTGGGGCGGATAAT TTAACACAGGCTATGCAAGAATTAAAACGATCAAGCTACAGGCATGTTAAGGCAACAGTATTGGGATCCAGAGACCAAATGTGCATACATCCTGAAGTCtccaaagaaacaaacaatatgaaCAAAGTTCATATGTGTCAGCTTAGGGTGAAGTCTAGAACCTgtcatttttacaataatgttGAATCAAAGAAGGATGACCGATCAGTAAAAGGTGATGAAATATTGGACATTGAAGATTTAGTAACTGTtggaaagaaattaaaatgctGCCCATATTACTTGTCAAAGGAATTGAAGCAAGATGCTGATATAGTGTTTATGccttataattacttattggACCCTAAATCTAGAAAAGCAAATGGTGTAGAACTCatgaataatgttattatacttgATGAAGCTCACAATGTTGAAAAGATGTGTGAAGAATCGGCCTCTTTGCAAATTAGGACCACAGATGTAGCTTTATGCATTgatgaaataacacatataatGCGGTCATTTGCAGAAGGTGGTGAAGAAAATCTAGATTCTACTGTAGATGCAAACCAGCCCAAGGACTTCACATGTGAAGACTTATGTGTCTTGAAAGAAATAATGCTTGCTCTAGAGAAGGCAGTAGATGAAATTGAAGTTGGTACTGATGGTTCAACATACCCTGGaggttttatatttgaacTATTAGCAAAAGCTGAGATTAAAGATCATAATCAAATGTCTGTCATAACATTAATAGAGAATTTGATACAATACTTATCTATGGGGAGTGCATCACCGTTTCAACGTAAAGGTGTTGGTTTGCAAAAAATTGTTGATTTgcttaatgttgtttttagtGGGACTACACACTCTTACAAAGAAAGAGTAAAGATGTGCTATAAAGTGCATATTCAGAcagaagaaaagaaaaataacaagaaaacAGATAGTTGGGGTGCCTTAAAATCAACCAATACAAAAACAGCTGAAAGAGTTCTAAGTTATTGGTGTTTTAGTCCAGGTTTTGGGATGAAACAACTCTTAGATCAAAATGTTAGgagtataattttaactagTGGGACTTTAGCTCCATTAAAACCTTTAATATCTGAATTGGGAATACCAATTGGTGTGCAGTTAGAAAATCCTCATATagtaaaatcaaatcaaatttgtgTCAAGATTGTAAGTCACGGACCTGATTCTGTACAACTTAATTCAAATTACCAGAATAGAGATAATCCAAAATACATTTCATCTTTGGGACGGACAATATTGAGTTTTTCTCGTGTTGTTCCCGACGGTTTACTAGTCTTTTTCCCCTCGTATCCTATAATGACCAAATGTCAAGAAATGTGGCAAGCTGAAGGTATATGGTCCAGTATTAGCAACATTAAACCAATATTTGTGGAACCACAACGGAAAGATACTTTTAATGctattattaatgatttttacagCAAAATTAGTGACCCTAGTACAAGAGGAGCATGTTTTATGGCAGTATGTAGAGGAAAAGTATCTGAAGGGTTAGATTTTGCTGATATGAATGGAAGAGCTGTAATTATAACTGGATTACCATTTCCACCTCTCAAAGATCCCAGAATAGtacttaaaaagaaatacttgGAAGAACTGAGGGCAAAGGATAAAGATTATTTGTCAGGGGATGAGTGGTATTCTTTAGAAGCTACCAGAGCTGTAAATCAAGCTATAGGCAGAGTAATTAGGCATCAGAATGATTACGgagctattttattatgtgacaCTAGATTTAATAGCCCAAAATTAAAAGGACAATTGTCAGCTTGGTTAAGAGATTACATAAAGGTATCAAATAAGTTTGGTGAGACAGTGAGTGAAGTGTGTAGGTTCTTCAAGAATGCAGAAACATCACTCCCACCACCTAAACTAAAACCTTTACTACCACATGAACCTAATATTTACAAAGACGATGGACCTAGAAATATTGCTGGAGTATCATTTCCTACTGTTAACTCCAGAGCTATTCCCAAATCTTCCAAAGCATCTGTCAGTCAATATCCCAATTCAAATGAAGTGTATGCTGATTTTTCaatggatttttataaaaatgcatcTGCATATCGTAATGAATTTAAACCAAAACAAGCTAAGGATTTATTCAGTGCTATAGACTCTAGTAATGATAATTCTCAAATGCCTACAACATTAGTGACTATACATAAGAGAAGTGCTGATGAGACAAATGTACCTCAAGctaagaaaaagaaattgaaaattaaagcatttgggtttgatgaaaatttacGCAGTGAAGAAAAAACGGATATTGTTAGGCCAGAAAAAGTTGCTCCTGAGTCACTAATAGATTTTGTGAAGGagattaaaacattattacaagTGGagcaatataaaacatttcaaatgtcAATATCAACATACAAAAAGGAAGGGAATTATGTagactttattaaaactttaacaaGTATATTGGGTAAtagtaagttattttatttgcttaagGGAATGAAAAGATTTCTTAAAGATGAACATAAAGTTGCTTTTCAAGAgtattgtgataattttaaattttga